The Apodemus sylvaticus chromosome 5, mApoSyl1.1, whole genome shotgun sequence genome has a segment encoding these proteins:
- the LOC127685571 gene encoding olfactory receptor 5W2-like → MDIGNCSLNEFIFVGVTNNPEMKRTLFTVFLLIYVINFLGNLGMIILIIVDPQLHTPMYFFLSHLSFCDLCYSTAIGPKMLVDMFGKNKSIPFWGCALQFFISCTFADSECVLMAFDRYQAISNPLLYTANMPSRKCSMLMAGVYLVGTSDALIHSTLAFRLCFCGSNEINHFFCDLPPLYLLSCSDTQVNELALFTIYGFLELSTISGVLVSYCYIISSVLKIHSTEGRFKAFSTCTSHLTTVAIFQGTLLFTYFRPSSYSLDQDKMTSLFYTLVIPMLNPLIYSLRNKDVKEALEKIRRKRWF, encoded by the coding sequence ATGGATATAGGAAACTGTTCCTTGAATGAATTCATTTTTGTGGGAGTTACCAATAACCCAGAGATGAAAAGGACACTGTTTACCGTCTTTCTCCTCATCTATGTCATCAATTTTCTGGGGAATCTTGGTATGATCATTTTGATCATAGTAGATCCCCagctgcacacacccatgtactttttcctgaGCCACCTATCTTTCTGTGATCTCTGCTATTCCACAGCAATTGGTCCCAAGATGCTGGTAGATATGTTTGGCAAGAACAAGTCAATTCCCTTCTGGGGCTGTGCTCTGCAGTTCTTCATTTCCTGTACTTTTGCAGATTCTGAGTGTGTGCTGATGGCCTTTGATAGATACCAGGCCATTAGCAACCCCTTGCTCTACACAGCAAACATGCCCAGCAGGAAATGTTCTATGCTCATGGCTGGAGTTTACCTGGTGGGAACATCAGATGCTTTGATACATTCAACTTTGGCATTCCGCTTGTGTTTCTGTGGGTCTAATGAGATCAACCACTTCTTCTGTGATCTACCTCCACTTTATCTTCTCTCCTGCTCAGATACTCAAGTAAATGAGTTAGCATTATTTACTATTTATGGTTTCCTTGAACTGAGCACCATCTCAGGAGTCCTTGTTTCTTACTGTTACATCATCTCATCAGTCTTAAAAATCCATTCAACTGAAGGGAGGTTCAAAGCTTTCTCTACCTGTACCTCTCACTTGACCACGGTGGCTATTTTTCAAGGAACTCTTCTCTTCACATATTTTCGACCAAGTTCTTATTCCCTTGACCAAGACAAAATGACATCTCTATTTTATACCCTTGTGATCCCTATGCTGAACCCTCTGATTTATAGCTTAAGGAACAAGGATGTGAAAGAGGCCTTGgagaaaattagaagaaaaagatgGTTTTAA
- the LOC127684817 gene encoding olfactory receptor 5W2-like: protein MAIEIQKQQGGVYLRNTYRGNCSSLDEFILLGITDNPEMKVVLFTTFLLVYLIILLANLGTIILIRVDTQLHTPMYFFLSHLSFCDLCYSTAIGPKMLVDLLAEDKSISTVGCALQFFTLCAFVDSECLLLAVMAYDIYHAISNPLLYTVNMSSQLCFLLMAGVYLVGTADALIHTTLAFSLCFCGSNEINHFFCDVPPLLLISCSDTEANELVTFTIVGFIELSTISGLLVSYCYIISSVLKIRSADGRSKAFSTCASHLTAVAIFQGTQLFLYFHPSSSYSLDQDKMTSLFYTLVNPRLNPLIYSLKNKGVNEALEKLKKKR from the exons ATGGCAATTGAGATTCAGAAGCAGCAGGGTGGTG tttatctaAGAAACACGTACAGGGGAAATTGCTCCTCTCTGGATGAATTCATTTTGTTAGGAATTACTGATAACCCTGAAATGAAAGTGGTCCTCTTTACCACATTCCTACTTGTTTATCTCATTATTCTTCTTGCCAATCTTGGGACGATCATCTTAATCAGAGTGGACACTCagctgcacacacccatgtacttcttcctcagccacCTCTCTTTCTGTGACCTCTGCTATTCCACAGCAATTGGACCCAAGATGCTGGTGGATCTTTTAGCTGAGGATAAATCAATTTCCACAGTTGGATGTGCACTGCAGTTCTTTACCCTCTGTGCCTTTGTAGATTCCGAGTGTCTACTGCTTGCAGTGATGGCCTATGATATATACCACGCCATCAGTAACCCATTGCTCTACACAGTGAACATGTCCAGCCAGCTGTGCTTCCTCCTGATGGCTGGGGTTTACCTGGTGGGAACAGCAGATGCTTTGATACATACTACCTTGGCCTTCAGTTTGTGTTTCTGTGGGTCCAATGAGATCAACCACTTTTTTTGTGATGTTCCTCCTCTTCTATTAATATCTTGCTCAGATACGGAGGCAAATGAGTTAGTTACATTCACAATTGTTGGGTTTATTGAACTAAGCACAATTTCTGGACTTCTTGTCTCTTACTGTTATATCATCTCATCAGTCTTGAAGATCCGCTCTGCTGATGGAAGGTCCAAAGCTTTCTCCACATGTGCCTCCCACCTGACTGCAGTTGCAATTTTTCAGGGAACTCAGCTCTTTTTGTATTTCCATCCAAGTTCTTCCTACTCTCTGGATCAAGATAAAATGACATCCTTATTCTACACCCTGGTGAATCCAAGGTTGAATCCTCTGATTTACAGCCTGAAGAACAAGGGTGTGAATGAGGCTCTTGAAAAGTTGAAGAAGAAAAGGTGA
- the LOC127684818 gene encoding olfactory receptor 10AG1-like, with the protein MEHTQIRAKLNASTVTQFILLRFYEIPNLQGFLFGMFLIIYLIILIGNSFITVITRIDPALQKPMYFFLANFSTLEVCYVSVTLPRILFNIATQGRHISVLSCGMPTYFYLMLGVTECFLLAVMSYDRYVAICNPLPYPLVMNPTKWTQLAAGSWLGGIPVQIVQTCQIFSLHFCNSNQIEHFFCDLLPILKLACGDTSMHELAVYLVAILFAVVPFIMRNASYSKIIATILRLPTATGQTKAFSTCSSHLLVVFLFFGSASVTYSRLKSTHFPGTDKDFSLFYTIVTPMFNSLIYSFRNNDVIGALRKLLCRKQWQHVCSKV; encoded by the coding sequence ATGGAACACACACAGATCAGGGCAAAGCTCAATGCCTCCACAGTTACCCAATTTATCCTTCTGAGATTTTATGAAATTCCCAATCTCCAGGGATTCCTGTTTGGAATGTTCCTCATAATTTACTTGATTATCCTAATTGGAAATAGCTTCATTACTGTGATAACTAGAATTGATCCTGCACTACAGAAGCCCATGTATTTTTTCCTAGCAAATTTTTCTACTCTGGAAGTCTGTTATGTATCAGTCACTCTTCCTAGGATTCTTTTCAACATTGCTACTCAAGGCAGACACATTTCTGTCCTCAGCTGTGGCATGCCAACATACTTCTATCTTATGCTGGGAGTCACTGAGTGCTTTCTGCTGGCCGTGAtgtcctatgaccgctatgtggccatctgcaaccCTCTGCCCTATCCTCTGGTCATGAACCCAACAAAGTGGACTCAGCTGGCAGCAGGCTCCTGGCTTGGAGGCATTCCGGTCCAGATAGTACAAACCTGtcagatattctctctacattttTGCAATTCTAACCAAATAGAGCACTTCTTCTGTGACTTACTGCCCATTCTCAAGCTGGCCTGTGGAGATACTTCAATGCATGAGCTAGCGGTCTATTTAGTGGCCATTCTGTTTGCTGTAGTCCCTTTTATAATGAGAAATGCCTCTTACAGCAAAATTATTGCCACCATTCTGAGGTTGCCAACAGCTACAGGACAGACGAAAGCATTCTCAACATGTTCTTCCCATTTGCTTGTGgtgtttctgttttttggatCAGCTTCTGTTACCTACTCAAGGCTAAAATCTACCCATTTTCCAGGAACTGACAAAGACTTCTCTCTATTCTACACCATTGTGACTCCTATGTTCAACTCCCTGATATACAGCTTCAGAAACAACGATGTGATTGGTGCCCTGAGAAAACTGTTATGTAGAAAACAATGGCAGCATGTGTGCTCTAAAGTCTAA